The genomic stretch CCGAACTCTTGCCAACAAAGAAGATGCGGTATCCTCGGCTTTCCCGAAGGGTAAACAACTTGGCTGTTTTTCTAGTTTTCTGGATATAACTCGCAGTGAATTCCTCAAAACTGCCCAAAGAGGCCGCAAAGAAAGACTATCATTGCTTTTCAGGACCTTTTGCCATGTTGTTTATGCAACTATAGGGAGAATTTATCACGAAAGCACCGCATTTTGAAAGCACGAAATGATTACGATGCCGGCCGGCTATTGCCAGGCGCCTGCTTACATTTTCTCACACAAAGCCGCCATGCTCGCAGACACCCCGTGTGCCGGTGCCGGCACACGGGGGAAGAAATCAGTGGAACGTGGGCTGTTACATGTCGACCGCCTTGATCCAAATGACGGCATCTTGGGAGTTCTCTTTGCCCTTGTACTTATCATCGGGGCCAACACCGAGTGCGCAAAAACCCCACCAACCGGCCTTGGGAATGCCGAAGGTGATCATTCCGTTGGCGTCGGTCTTGATGGTCATGGTTACGAAGGAATCCTGGGGGGTTTCCGCATTTGCTTTCCTGGCGAAGGCGTCTTTGTTCATTTCTGGCGTATGATTAATATACTCAACCTCGACATCAGCGCCTGGAACGGGCTTGCCATTGCTGAGCACCACACCGCGGAACACGTTGCCGGTCCACAGGGCGTAAGGTTTGTCTAGAGGGACGATCTCTGCAGGCAGGCCGACCGGTTCGGCCCAATTGCCGGGGATGCCGGCAACGTTGAGCACCATTTTTGTTATTTGCTGAATGTAGATATCTTCTTCCTCCTCGTAGTATGGCTCGGGAACAAGGCAAAACACATAGTCGCCCATACTTCTGACTTTAACGGATGTCGCCTCATAAGCTTTGCCCGAGTTTGTCAGGCTCTTCCAGGTGATGGGCTTTAGCGACCCCAAGAGATCGGTCTTTTTCGGTTTGCCTTCCTCACCTCTCTGACTGATGACAAAAAACTGTTGGGGCTTGCCCATGTCCATGGTGTGCCCGGCCTCAAAGGGATGGGTAAAGACCAGCTTAAGGTCGATCTTTTCTCCCTTTTCCAGTGCGGCTTCGGGCGTGTAAATCATCTGAAAATGAGCAAAAGCAGGAACACTAACCAACAGAGATACAACGAATCCAGCGAACACAAATATTGCCTTCTTCACAATACATCCTCCTCTATTCTGTCTTTTTCTTTTTTCTTGTGTTATGAGAATTCCAGGGATCTCCCCAGCAAGACAGGGGCGATTTACCACCGGAACGAGGAGGACAGCCCCTCCTCGTTCGTCAAATACGATGTGAAATGGTCTCTGGAAAGCCTCACTCCACAATATCCTCACCCTTCACTTCCACCAGATGACCCGGGCCGGCATCAAGCTCAACCTTATAGAGCCCGTCCGGTTTCTCGCATGTAAACTCACTATCTTCGTTCATCTGGCCCTGTATGAGGACCTTCCCGGCTGCATCTACCACTCTCATGGTGACGCCGGCTGCTGAGGAACCGTCAGAAAAACCACCCTCGCAAGTAATGGTTCCATCCCCGTTGTCATAGCACGAACAAAGGGGAGTATGAGCCAGGGCCGGGCCAGCCGCAAAGAGGCTAAAGGCAACTAACCCGGTCAAAACAAAAATCCTTTGCACAACAATTCACCTCCTTTCCTAATTAATTTTCACCTATTCTTGACAAAACCCGTCCCAATGGTTGTGGCCAGGGCCAGGCCGTAAAAGGCAAACATGGCCTGCAGCCCGCTCAGACCAAGTAAATTCCCACCGGAAAAAACCAGGGTTGCCACGAAAATTCCCAAAACAGTGGGAACGATCATGGAAAATATCAACCACCGTATCTGGCCGGTCTGAACCTTAATCATAATGCTTGTGGCGACACATGGGGGATACAGGGCCATGAATAGCATCAGCGCCAGGCCGTGAAGGGGCGTAAATCCCTCCTCGCCTTTTTCCATCCGTTTTTCAAGGCTCTCGCCTTCTTCCTCTTGTTGATAGAGGGCCCCCAGGGTAGCCACACTGCTTTCCTTGGCTGCGAACGAGGCGAGCAAAGAGACATTAACACGCCAGTTAAAGCCTGCCCATTGCGTGAAGGGCACCATAGCCTGGCCGAGGCGACCCAGGAAGCTGTTATCGATCTTTTCTTTCTTTATCTCTCTTAAGAGCTTCTTTCTTGCCGAGAAAACCTTTTTGAACGCACGGGTTACCTTTTTCGCGTCCTTGTCTTTCTTGGGTTGCACAATTTTGAAAAAGACCGGATTTTCTTCCTTGAATTTTTTGTTGATGGCCCTGGCCGCTTCTTTTCCCTTTGCCGTCATCTTGGCTTTTTTGTACTTGTCCCAATAAATGACCAATGCCATAAGGTTCTTTCCCTGTACGTGCTCGGCATAGGGGTTCCCTTCTACCTTTTTGTAGAACTTCGCCGTTGCGTGATCCTTCTGGGTACTGTAATAGACCTTCCGCTCATCGCTAAGCCCCGGGAATAGGAGAAGCACAAAGAGGATGATCGCAATAGCCGCCACGATGGTGATGATTTTCCTGATAAAAAGCCAGACCCTTTGTACCGCACGGCCGAGAACGCCCCGAATTGTGGGTACGTGGTAAGGAGGCATCTCCATAATAAATGGAGCGCTTTCTTTATCCTTGAGAACGGTGTGGGTCAAAATCTTGGCCATAGGAAGCACCATCAATAGCGTTACGGTGGAGATGAAGAACATGGCCAGGCCCTTATGCTGCGCAAAGTATATGTTGATCAGCAAGACATAAAGCGGGACCTTTGCCAGGCAGTTCAACATCGGAATGGTCAGGATGGTGGCCATTCTTGCCTTTTCGTCCGGGATGCCCTTACAGGACATCACAGCAGGCACCGCACATCCGCCCACATAAATTCCGCCCAGGACCATGGGCAGGGTCGATTGGCCGTGGAGGCCGAATCTTTGAAAAAGCCTGTCCAGGATGAAGGCCATCCTGGGCATGTACCCGCTATCTTCCAGTATGGCGATCAGACCAAACAGGATGAAAAAGATTGGGACATAGTTTAACAGCGCATTGATGCTGTCCACGAACCATAAAGTAAGGGCGCGGATGACAGGCTCTTCTATGAATCCCGGGTTTGGCAGGATAGACTCTGTAAGGCTTCTCAGTTTTGCCAGCAAGGGCCAGGTGTAGTTTGTGAGGTTGTACCCCTGGACGATGGAAAGATAGTAAAGCAGATAAATAACACCCACCAGGATCACAGGTCCAAGGAAGCGGTTGCAGATGAATCTATCGGCCTTATCGGAAAGGAATTGCGACGAGACGACGGTTTGGCGCTTCAGAGCCGATTTGCTGATAGTGTCCGCCACCTGGTATCGACGGAACGCGATGTGCTTTTCCGGCTTCTCTGCGTGCTTTGACTCAAACTCCTTTCTTTTTTCCTCAACAAATGCCAGGATCTCGTCCGGACCTAAAAGGTGTTTTCGGGCCAGTCGCCGGGCCTCGCTGTCGCCCTCCATGAGCTTGACCGCAAGCCACCTGGAGGGATAACTGGCAGCAATCGCCGTTTCCGCGGAGACTCTTTCTTCAACCTCGCTCAAGAAGGACTCCATGGACCCGTAGTCAATCCGGAAGGGCTCGCAAACCTGTTTTGAACGGGAGGCTACATGTATGGACTCCAGAAGTTTCTTTTTGCCCCTTCCGGTCTTAATGGCAGTGGGAACCACAGCAGCCCCGAGCTGACGGCTCAGTTCTTTGGTATCAATCTCAATGTCTCTTCTTTCTGCCACATCCATCATGTTCAGATCCACCACGACAGGGATCTCCAATTCCAACAACTGGAAGGTAAGATAGAGATTTCGCTTAAGATTCGAGGCGTCCGCCACATTAACTACGAGAGAGGGCTTCTCGTGGAGTAGAAAGTCCCGCGAGACCCGCTCTTCCAGGGAATATGAGGTGAGACTGTAGGTCCCGGGAAGATCTACAACTTCAACCTTGGCGCCGTCATGCCTGTAAGAGCCGGTCATTTTCTCAACTGTCACGCCGGGATAGTTGGCGACATGCTGGCTGGCGCCCGTGAGCGCGTTGAACACCGTGGATTTCCCGCTATTGGGCTGTCCAGCCAAGGCCACTAAGGCCTTTTTTCTCTTCACTGCTGTTCAACCTCCACAAATCTCGCTTCTTCGTGCCGGATACTCACGTAATAACCCTCCAGCTCGAGCTCCATGGGATCTTCAAGAGGGGCGTTGCGGACCACCTTTAATCTCAGACCTGGGTAGACACCCAAGTCCATGAGCCTCTGGCCCAACCTGTCCTCAGCCGTGAGCTTGTTGACGCAACATTCCGCGCCTGGTTTCATCCTATCTAATGTCATCTCTTCCTCCTTGCTTATAGCGCCGCAAATCGTAGCGCTCTACAAACAAAAACGAATTTACCGTGTTTTGTGGAACACGAGCATCCGAGTTAATGGGCAGACTCTAACTGATTTTCATTTGCAATAGTACGGGACGCTGAATGTGTCAAGGAAAAAATGTAACGGAGGGTTTACACAAAAGAAAGAACAGCGATGGGATTACCTGGGGAACGCCCTTGTCAGGCGCAAAGAGTTGAGCTATGCGGTTGTATGGTGGACTCCTGACTCCTTTAAACACATAGCATCAACAGGATAACCGCAGAGATTGAAAAGAGTTGCCTGTTGTAACTGAAACGCTCTTAAGGGTAGTATCGCAAGATTGGGCAAATGGGCTATGACTTCTGGGTCCCCTCCCGGGATTTGAGATATTGTTGTGCCATCTTGCTGCCCAGTTGGGCTGCCTTATTGAAGTCCTTGAGAGCCTGTTTCTGAGAGCCGAGTCTATGGTAAGCAACTCCGCGGGCATAATAGACTGAGGCATCTTTGGTATTGAACTTGATGGCCTTGGTGAAATCGTCAACAGCACGGTCGCAATTATCGAGGGCAATGTAGTCTATCCCGCGATTAATATAGGCATTCGCATTGTTGGGATCGAGTTCAACAGCCTTGATGCCGTCTTCAATGGCCTGCTTGTGTTTGTTGAACAAACCATAGGCGATAGCCCGGTTATAATAGAGTGTTGCATTGTTAGGATCAAATTCGAGCGCCTTTGTAAAATCATCAATAGCTTGCTGATAGTTGCCGAGTTCAAGATGGGCCACGGCCCGATTGTGATAGGCCAGACTGTCTTTGGGCTCCATCTCAATGGCCTTATTACAGGCTTTGATAGTCTTTCTATGCTCTTTGGCCTTTTCCTCAGGAGAATTTTTTGCCGTATCGATCCCTGCTTCGGCCTCTTTTTTCTTTTCCTCTTTCGGCCCTGGAGCTGCGGAGGCCAGGCCTTTCGTGCCGATAGATCGTTGTCCTGCCTGGACGCCCAGGAGCTTCAAGGCTTGTTGTGCAGCGTTGGCTGCTTCTTTGACTTCCACACCCTTTCCATCCTTGAACGTGGTTACGACTCCTTCATCTTTTAGCGCCTTGGTGAGGGCTGCAACAGCGCTCTTGTCGCCCAGTTTACCCAAGGCCTTGGCCGCGCTGGTGCGGACAAAAACATTCTTGTCGGATTCCAGGGCACGAATCAGATGCGGCACAGCCTGTCGAGCGCCCAGAGCGGTTAAAGACCTGGCGGCATTTTGGCGTACCGTCCAGTGTTCGTCATTAGCCAGGGCCTTGATGAGGGGCTCAATCGCTTTCTTGTCTTTTATCTGCCCCAGTTTGAATGCAGCCTGGGATCGCTTCATCCATTCTTTGCCTGTGGCTTGGAGCACTTGGATCTGTTCGTTGACATCGGTGTCCGTACGAATGGCTCCGCGCGTGACTGTCAGGCCTGCGGTTCCCATACCGGGCCCTTGATTCTTGAGTTCCTGCATGGCAGTTGGGAAAGGCGATTGTCCTGTCACCTTGGCTGTCAATACGGAAAATGGCATCAAGCACATTGAGCCCATGAAGGCGAACACCAAGACGACCGGCATGACACAACCGAAAGCGCCGGTTGCTATGATACTCGCCTTTTCTTTCTTTGAGGGTTTAAACACAAAACTGCCTCGCAGAGCCTTCAGGTCTTGATAGACGAGGAATGTGTAGACAAAACTGAAAGGCACGAAAAAAAGAGCCAGCACTTGCCCTGCAATCGGTATTGCCGCAACAAGAACAGTAAGGAGCCAAATGGCGACCAATCTCCAGAATACAGCGAACCATCTGCCCTGAACGTAGGCCTTGCTCTTTAAGAGGGCATTCATCCCACGAGCGTCGTCCTCAATGAAAACAAAGGGCGCGAAGAAAAACCAGATAGCGAAAATGATCCCGGGGATAAGCAGAAGAATGTGCGCGCCAGTTAGGATCAGACCTGTCAACAGCCCAAGCCACATATGCGCAAGTGTCTTGGGCTTGGCTTTCTCAAGGGCCTCCTTTATCCCGCAGCGCTCGTTCACAACTCCCAGAAGAAAGGCTGACATTCCCCAGTTGGCGACCCAAACCGCGCTGCCTGTAGCCAGGAGTATGCTGGCCAGCATGATCACGTTTTTGTAATCCGGCATGTACTGCCAAAGGAGAAATCCAAGACCAAAAGGAGGCACAAGCGACAGGATCGTCAGCAGGACTGTTACAAGTCCCAAACCAATCAAAGTCCACATGCGTTTCCTGTAGATTGTCCATGTCCTTCCTAACAGATCGCCTATGCCCGCAAGCCTGCCTGATGAGATCTTATCCATTGGTCTGGCCTCCTGTGCTATTTGTTGCCTCTCCAATAGCTTTTCGATATTTGAGTCCAGGAACTTTAGCAATCTTTTTGTTTTTGACAGAAAACCCAGCCTGGATTCGCTCAAGCCGAAGAATCAGGGAAATACAAGTCCATCAATCTTGACGGCTTCGTAAAAAGTCCAACTTCGGCGTTGCGCTGCATCCTTCGTCACTGCGGCGTACCATATGTACGCCTCATTCCTCAGAATTTGCGCGCCTTGAATTTGGAGCTTTTTACTTTGCCGTCCGATTCGGACTTTTTGCGAGTTCATCAATCTTGACGGCTTCGTAAAGATGAAAGGACATTGCTCCTGATGTTCCGGATTTGTCAAACTTTTGACGATTAGACGAAGGCCTTGCCAAGAGTAAAAGGACCCTACCAGCAATCATAAACATCTGGCTACTGCGAAAACCTGCACCAATAACCTAAAAGATATCGCCTTTCAGAAAAAGCCTTCATGCCCCACGTTATTGAGGATTTACAAAGGGATGACAAAAAATTGACAGCAAAGAAGGGGTTTAAGAGTCCCTGAACCTTCATGCCGTCCAGCACGCAGATAAGCTGTCGGACGTGCCTTGGTGGCAAGGGCATCTTTGGATTTGCAGGAGCGACACTGTCTTGATTCACGTACCGATTGTTGGCACTATTTTTGCTGAGATTTTTTGTGTAGTTTCAAAACGGTATAAAATCAGAGGTTAATTAAAAATCATAGCATTGATAGGGGAATATATGAAGGGATACGCAGCACTTTACAATCCTGAGGATGCAAGATCCGAACATGAAAGGCTACTGGATCAGTACCACCGCGCAGAAATCTCAATAAGTGGACTCAATGCCTCTTATGTCTTTAAAATCCGGAATATGGCGTCAACATCCATGTGCGTTCTGGTCAGGCAGGACTCCGAAATTGTGCCCCGGCTAAAGGTGGGTGACACATTCAACGTGAAATATTATTTTACCGATTCGGATTGTCCCCCGGAGCATCGGGACACAGAGATTCGAAATATCACAAGAGATGATGAAGGCCGATTTAAGGGTCATTATTTAGTTGGCCTGGAGATCCTGGATGGGCAGACATAGGGGTGAACCAGGCACAATCTCCAGAGAAAAAGACACACAGGGAAAAGGAGTAGCACAGTGGCAATCATTATAAGGTTCTGTATCCGTATCATTGCTGTCACCTTGGGATTGTTTTTGTTGTGCCAGACGAGCTGGGCCGCAAAGGCCTATATAACGGATTCTTTCAGAATCAGTCTTCGCAGGGGCCCCAGTATCGAAAATAAGATCCTTAGGTTTGTCCCTTCGGGTTTGCCTGTGGAAATCTACGAATCTCAAGACGGTTGGAGTCGTGTTCGCCTCTTGGAAGGTGAGCAGGGCATCTTGGAGGGATGGGTCTTAAGTCGTTATTTGATCAAGCGTATGCCATGGGAGGATCAGACCAGATCTTT from Deltaproteobacteria bacterium encodes the following:
- a CDS encoding ferrous iron transport protein A, translating into MTLDRMKPGAECCVNKLTAEDRLGQRLMDLGVYPGLRLKVVRNAPLEDPMELELEGYYVSIRHEEARFVEVEQQ
- a CDS encoding TIGR04211 family SH3 domain-containing protein, which encodes MAIIIRFCIRIIAVTLGLFLLCQTSWAAKAYITDSFRISLRRGPSIENKILRFVPSGLPVEIYESQDGWSRVRLLEGEQGILEGWVLSRYLIKRMPWEDQTRSLRGENARLKEKLARIDQEWEEKVSREHGQGKQLKTKYEIARKNAQRLAEENEVLKSSKRNKWFATGALVLLSGWVIGLMAGKNPRKRNLSY
- a CDS encoding tetratricopeptide repeat protein, whose protein sequence is MDKISSGRLAGIGDLLGRTWTIYRKRMWTLIGLGLVTVLLTILSLVPPFGLGFLLWQYMPDYKNVIMLASILLATGSAVWVANWGMSAFLLGVVNERCGIKEALEKAKPKTLAHMWLGLLTGLILTGAHILLLIPGIIFAIWFFFAPFVFIEDDARGMNALLKSKAYVQGRWFAVFWRLVAIWLLTVLVAAIPIAGQVLALFFVPFSFVYTFLVYQDLKALRGSFVFKPSKKEKASIIATGAFGCVMPVVLVFAFMGSMCLMPFSVLTAKVTGQSPFPTAMQELKNQGPGMGTAGLTVTRGAIRTDTDVNEQIQVLQATGKEWMKRSQAAFKLGQIKDKKAIEPLIKALANDEHWTVRQNAARSLTALGARQAVPHLIRALESDKNVFVRTSAAKALGKLGDKSAVAALTKALKDEGVVTTFKDGKGVEVKEAANAAQQALKLLGVQAGQRSIGTKGLASAAPGPKEEKKKEAEAGIDTAKNSPEEKAKEHRKTIKACNKAIEMEPKDSLAYHNRAVAHLELGNYQQAIDDFTKALEFDPNNATLYYNRAIAYGLFNKHKQAIEDGIKAVELDPNNANAYINRGIDYIALDNCDRAVDDFTKAIKFNTKDASVYYARGVAYHRLGSQKQALKDFNKAAQLGSKMAQQYLKSREGTQKS
- the feoB gene encoding ferrous iron transport protein B; its protein translation is MKRKKALVALAGQPNSGKSTVFNALTGASQHVANYPGVTVEKMTGSYRHDGAKVEVVDLPGTYSLTSYSLEERVSRDFLLHEKPSLVVNVADASNLKRNLYLTFQLLELEIPVVVDLNMMDVAERRDIEIDTKELSRQLGAAVVPTAIKTGRGKKKLLESIHVASRSKQVCEPFRIDYGSMESFLSEVEERVSAETAIAASYPSRWLAVKLMEGDSEARRLARKHLLGPDEILAFVEEKRKEFESKHAEKPEKHIAFRRYQVADTISKSALKRQTVVSSQFLSDKADRFICNRFLGPVILVGVIYLLYYLSIVQGYNLTNYTWPLLAKLRSLTESILPNPGFIEEPVIRALTLWFVDSINALLNYVPIFFILFGLIAILEDSGYMPRMAFILDRLFQRFGLHGQSTLPMVLGGIYVGGCAVPAVMSCKGIPDEKARMATILTIPMLNCLAKVPLYVLLINIYFAQHKGLAMFFISTVTLLMVLPMAKILTHTVLKDKESAPFIMEMPPYHVPTIRGVLGRAVQRVWLFIRKIITIVAAIAIILFVLLLFPGLSDERKVYYSTQKDHATAKFYKKVEGNPYAEHVQGKNLMALVIYWDKYKKAKMTAKGKEAARAINKKFKEENPVFFKIVQPKKDKDAKKVTRAFKKVFSARKKLLREIKKEKIDNSFLGRLGQAMVPFTQWAGFNWRVNVSLLASFAAKESSVATLGALYQQEEEGESLEKRMEKGEEGFTPLHGLALMLFMALYPPCVATSIMIKVQTGQIRWLIFSMIVPTVLGIFVATLVFSGGNLLGLSGLQAMFAFYGLALATTIGTGFVKNR
- a CDS encoding DUF4198 domain-containing protein yields the protein MKKAIFVFAGFVVSLLVSVPAFAHFQMIYTPEAALEKGEKIDLKLVFTHPFEAGHTMDMGKPQQFFVISQRGEEGKPKKTDLLGSLKPITWKSLTNSGKAYEATSVKVRSMGDYVFCLVPEPYYEEEEDIYIQQITKMVLNVAGIPGNWAEPVGLPAEIVPLDKPYALWTGNVFRGVVLSNGKPVPGADVEVEYINHTPEMNKDAFARKANAETPQDSFVTMTIKTDANGMITFGIPKAGWWGFCALGVGPDDKYKGKENSQDAVIWIKAVDM